A single Tachypleus tridentatus isolate NWPU-2018 chromosome 9, ASM421037v1, whole genome shotgun sequence DNA region contains:
- the LOC143227346 gene encoding protein FAM200C-like encodes MLGNRSGFAALMRKEVPNLKITHCFLHRHSLAAKTLPPDLKKTLDICVKVVNFIRIRALNHRLFQSLCEEMGQKHTVLLYHTEVRWLSRGRVLFRVFELRGEIHQFLRERVQELAIYFKEPSFVQMLDYLADVFLALNELNLSLQGRGLNIVTMLRSSFEGYFSCGELQTYDNWILNPFMQNLEDVSGIKEDLIDLRHNREIQMEFTNSQLEHF; translated from the exons ATGCTGGGCAATCGTTCTGGGTTTGCTGCATTAATGAGGAAAGAAGTTCCTAATCTGAAAATCACTCACTGCTTTCTTCATCGTCACTCTCTTGCAGCAAAGACATTGCCCCCAGATCTCAAGAAAACTCTGGATATTTGTGTCAAGGTTGTAAACTTTATTCGCATCCGAGCTTTGAATCATCGATTGTTTCAGTCACTTTGTGAGGAAATGGGTCAGAAACACACTGTTCTTTTGTACCACACTGAAGTGAGGTGGTTGTCACGTGGTCGTGTGCTGTTTCGTGTGTTTGAACTGAGAGGAGAAATTCATCAGTTTCTCCGTGAAAGGGTACAAGAACtggctatatatttcaaagaacctaGTTTTGTTCAGATGCTTGACTATTTGGCTGATGTGTTTTTAGCTCTCAATGAACTCAATCTCTCTCTGCAAGGAAGGGGACTCAACATTGTGACT ATGCTGCGTAGTTCATTTGAGGGTTACTTCTCGTGTGGAGAGCTGCAAACCTATGACAACTGGATCCTGAATCCTTTCATGCAGAATTTGGAAGATGTCAGCGGCATCAAGGAAGATCTCATCGACCTTAGACACAATCGTGAAATCCAAATGGAGTTCACCAATAGTCAGCTGGAACACTTCTAG